The genomic window AATGCCAAATCCCAGACCACTACCTACTTCAGTAAGAGGAGTCAGCTCACAGTCTTGGAAATCGCCAGTTCGAATCAGGTCGCCCATCACCTCAGACATGCACGACCTAAGGTCGCCTTGCAGCTGAGATGCCGCGGCACCTTCTCGTTGTCCCATAATATTCGGGACAGCGATAGCTGCCAGAATCCCAAGGATCACCAGAACGAGGACCAGCTCGATCAGGGTAAAACCACCTTGTTGTCGTCGCATTTTTGTCTCCTATATTTATTTGCATACACATATATGCATATAAAGTATAAATTTTTTGATAGTTTTTGTCAAGTTATTTTAATTAAACCTATTAAGTTATCCAAAATAAGTTTTTTCAATACTTGTATTTTCAAGTCAATTTATTTGACATCTAAAATAAGATAAATATAATAAGTTAGTTTTTATATTATAAGTAAAAAATATGAATAAAATAAATTTTGATAGAATCAAAGAAACACATCCAGTATATATATCTGAACTATTATTAGGCATATCAGAAACACCCGAATGAATTACATTTGATCAACTACAAAAAAGAATGAATGCAGATTGATCTGAACTCTTAATGAAACTAAATGAACTGCAAGAAGAAGGTCATATAACTTGTGATAATGATATTTATTTCCCATCTGCTGCAAACCAAGTAAAAGAAAG from Candidatus Absconditicoccus praedator includes these protein-coding regions:
- a CDS encoding type II secretion system protein — its product is MRRQQGGFTLIELVLVLVILGILAAIAVPNIMGQREGAAASQLQGDLRSCMSEVMGDLIRTGDFQDCELTPLTEVGSGLGFGIEGGDIRIEDDGSAVSWNNITEYDDRDLPDDFSCEVEDNRRFTCDW